A DNA window from Pongo abelii isolate AG06213 chromosome 2, NHGRI_mPonAbe1-v2.0_pri, whole genome shotgun sequence contains the following coding sequences:
- the TAMM41 gene encoding phosphatidate cytidylyltransferase, mitochondrial isoform X2, protein MALQTLQSSWVTFRKILSHFPEELSLAFVYGSGVYRQAGPSSDQKNAMLDFVFTVDDPVAWHSKNLKKNWSHYSFLKVLGPKIITSIQNNYGAGVYYNSLIMCNGRLIKYGVISTNVLIEDLLNWNNLYIAGRLQKPVKIISMNEDVTLRSALDRNLKSAVTAAFLMLPESFSEEDLFIEIAGLSYSGDFRMVVGEDKTKVLNIVKPNIAHFRELYGSILQENPQVVYKSQQGWLEIDKSPEGQFTQLMTLPKSLQQQINHIMDPPGKNRDVEETLFQVAHDPDCGDVVRLGLSAIVRPSSIRQSTKGIFTAGLKKSVIYSSLKLHKMWKGWLRKTS, encoded by the exons ATGGCGCTGCAGACGCTGCAGAGCTCGTGGGTGACCTTCCGCAAGATCCTGTCTCATTTCCCCGAGGAGCTGAGTCTGGCTTTCGTCTACGGCTCCGGGGTGTACCGCCAGGCAGGGCCCAGTTCAGACCAGAAG AATGCTATGCTGGACTTTGTGTTCACAGTAGATGACCCTGTCGCATGGCATTCAAAGAACCTGAAGAAAAATTGGAGCCACTACTCTTTCCTAAAAGTTTTAGGGCCCAAGATTATCACATCCATCCAGAATAACTATGGCGCTGGAGTTTACTACAATTCATTGATCATGTGTAATGGTAGG ctTATCAAATATGGAGTTATTAGCACTAATGTTCTGATTGAAGATCTCCTCAACTGGAATAACTTATACATTGCTGGACGACTCCAAAAACCG GTGAAAATTATCTCAATGAACGAGGATGTCACTCTTAGATCAGCCCTCGATAGAAATCTGAAGAGTGCTGTGACCGCTGCTTTCCTCATGCTGCCCGAAAGCTTTTCTGAAGAAGACCTCTTCATAGAGATTGCTGGTCTCTCCTATTCAG GTGACTTTCGGATGGTGGTTGGAGAAGATAAAACAAAAGTGTTGAATATTGTGAAGCCCAATATAGCCCACTTTCGAGAGCTCTATGGCAGCATACTACAGGAGAATCCTCAAGTGGTGTATAAAAGCCAGCAAGGCTGGCTGGAG atAGATAAAAGCCCAGAAGGACAGTTCACTCAGCTGATGACATTGCCCAAAAGCTTACAGCAACAGATAAATCATATTATGGACCCTCCTGGAAAAAACAGAGATGTGGAAGAAACTTTATTCCAAGTGGCTCATGATCCCGACTGTGGAGATGTGGTGCGACTAG GGCTTTCAGCAATCGTGAGACCATCTAGTATAAGACAGAGCACGAAAGGCATTTTTACTGCTG
- the TAMM41 gene encoding phosphatidate cytidylyltransferase, mitochondrial isoform X3 — protein MALQTLQSSWVTFRKILSHFPEELSLAFVYGSGVYRQAGPSSDQKNAMLDFVFTVDDPVAWHSKNLKKNWSHYSFLKVLGPKIITSIQNNYGAGVYYNSLIMCNGRLIKYGVISTNVLIEDLLNWNNLYIAGRLQKPVKIISMNEDVTLRSALDRNLKSAVTAAFLMLPESFSEEDLFIEIAGLSYSGDFRMVVGEDKTKVLNIVKPNIAHFRELYGSILQENPQVVYKSQQGWLEVNYR, from the exons ATGGCGCTGCAGACGCTGCAGAGCTCGTGGGTGACCTTCCGCAAGATCCTGTCTCATTTCCCCGAGGAGCTGAGTCTGGCTTTCGTCTACGGCTCCGGGGTGTACCGCCAGGCAGGGCCCAGTTCAGACCAGAAG AATGCTATGCTGGACTTTGTGTTCACAGTAGATGACCCTGTCGCATGGCATTCAAAGAACCTGAAGAAAAATTGGAGCCACTACTCTTTCCTAAAAGTTTTAGGGCCCAAGATTATCACATCCATCCAGAATAACTATGGCGCTGGAGTTTACTACAATTCATTGATCATGTGTAATGGTAGG ctTATCAAATATGGAGTTATTAGCACTAATGTTCTGATTGAAGATCTCCTCAACTGGAATAACTTATACATTGCTGGACGACTCCAAAAACCG GTGAAAATTATCTCAATGAACGAGGATGTCACTCTTAGATCAGCCCTCGATAGAAATCTGAAGAGTGCTGTGACCGCTGCTTTCCTCATGCTGCCCGAAAGCTTTTCTGAAGAAGACCTCTTCATAGAGATTGCTGGTCTCTCCTATTCAG GTGACTTTCGGATGGTGGTTGGAGAAGATAAAACAAAAGTGTTGAATATTGTGAAGCCCAATATAGCCCACTTTCGAGAGCTCTATGGCAGCATACTACAGGAGAATCCTCAAGTGGTGTATAAAAGCCAGCAAGGCTGGCTGGAGGTAAACT atAGATAA